A stretch of the Flavobacterium aquiphilum genome encodes the following:
- a CDS encoding serine hydrolase domain-containing protein, with the protein MKKQFLFIVSFTALFILGANAQVDKSSALFATLKKQDSIFFERGFNQCDLDYLKNHTAVDLKFYHDKIGFQNRALFFENTQKYICSDSEKKPIRKVDAKSLEVFALYNNGKLYGAIQKGIHHFYLREKSKEDIWTSSAKFTHLWILDNDNWKLSVILSYDHQNTVVESDKSSNEITSYDNKNTLIETDKHSIEKLLKRNNVPALGIGIIESGKLSKIEVYGTLDKEKTAPYNTIFKVASLTKPIFTLTVLKLIDKGLLDLDEPLYKYWIDPDIKNDKRYKKLTPKIILTHQTGFPNWRYLTPSNKLTFQFDPGTKYQYSGEGFEYLRNAIENKLGKSIEELAKELLFDPLKMSDTHFWWDKEMDETRYAQNFNDKGEKLEIEKYYEANAAANLLTTVEDYGKFLEYMINGAGLNESLYQEMIKHHAKLKENDFFGLGWEILTDFNNDEFALLHTGKDPGVSSLAIWFPKSKNGYVIFLNGDNAGSIYEELLTKQLYLGNDLWNKR; encoded by the coding sequence ATGAAAAAACAATTCTTATTTATCGTATCCTTTACAGCATTATTTATTTTAGGCGCCAATGCACAAGTAGATAAAAGTTCAGCCTTGTTTGCAACACTTAAAAAGCAGGACAGCATTTTCTTTGAGAGGGGATTCAATCAATGTGATTTGGATTACCTGAAAAATCACACAGCGGTTGATTTAAAATTCTACCACGACAAAATCGGGTTTCAAAATAGAGCTTTGTTTTTTGAGAACACGCAGAAATACATTTGTTCAGATTCAGAAAAAAAACCAATCCGTAAGGTAGATGCAAAAAGTTTAGAAGTCTTTGCTCTATATAACAATGGCAAACTGTACGGGGCAATCCAAAAAGGAATCCATCACTTCTATTTAAGAGAAAAAAGTAAGGAAGATATATGGACCAGCTCGGCAAAATTCACCCATTTATGGATTTTGGATAATGATAATTGGAAACTAAGCGTAATCCTGAGTTATGATCATCAAAACACAGTTGTTGAGAGCGATAAGAGCAGTAACGAAATCACGAGTTATGACAATAAAAACACACTTATTGAAACCGATAAGCATAGTATTGAAAAGTTATTAAAACGAAATAATGTTCCTGCATTGGGAATTGGGATAATCGAAAGTGGAAAATTATCCAAAATTGAAGTTTATGGAACTTTAGATAAAGAAAAAACTGCACCCTATAATACCATTTTTAAAGTAGCGTCTCTGACAAAGCCGATTTTTACGCTCACTGTATTGAAACTAATTGACAAGGGATTGCTGGATTTAGACGAGCCTTTATATAAATATTGGATTGACCCAGATATTAAAAATGACAAAAGATATAAAAAGCTTACACCAAAAATAATTTTAACACACCAGACGGGTTTTCCAAATTGGCGTTATTTGACTCCATCAAATAAACTAACTTTTCAGTTTGATCCGGGAACAAAATACCAATATTCGGGTGAAGGTTTTGAATATTTAAGAAATGCCATTGAAAATAAACTTGGTAAAAGCATAGAAGAGCTTGCAAAAGAACTCTTATTTGACCCTTTAAAAATGTCAGATACTCATTTTTGGTGGGACAAGGAAATGGACGAAACCAGATATGCCCAAAACTTCAACGATAAGGGAGAAAAATTAGAAATCGAAAAATACTATGAGGCAAATGCTGCAGCAAACCTTTTAACTACGGTTGAAGACTATGGGAAGTTTTTAGAGTATATGATCAATGGAGCCGGACTTAATGAAAGTTTGTATCAGGAAATGATAAAACATCATGCAAAACTTAAAGAAAATGACTTCTTCGGATTGGGTTGGGAAATTTTAACCGACTTTAACAACGATGAATTTGCTTTATTACATACTGGAAAAGACCCTGGTGTAAGCTCATTGGCTATATGGTTTCCTAAATCAAAAAATGGCTATGTAATTTTCTTAAATGGCGATAATGCAGGCAGTATATATGAGGAATTATTGACCAAACAACTTTATCTTGGAAATGATTTATGGAATAAAAGATAA
- a CDS encoding Crp/Fnr family transcriptional regulator codes for MHNQLIQLITQRFTLSDWEKDLCIQYFEPVLYSKNSILEEEGKVPRYLYLIISGFVRLFHYNDKNDEVTTHINCPPGFITSYSNFVNQKKSDEILECITECELLRITKSDLEELIQQSSAFRDFSILVFQQSLYYNETRSKELATLTAEQRYLKLLEEHPEVLQNVPMQYIASFLGMNPKSLSRIRKQIIR; via the coding sequence ATGCACAATCAACTTATCCAACTTATTACGCAAAGGTTTACACTTTCTGATTGGGAGAAGGATTTGTGCATTCAATATTTTGAACCAGTACTCTATTCTAAAAATAGTATCCTTGAGGAAGAAGGAAAAGTACCCAGGTATCTGTATTTAATAATTTCAGGATTTGTCCGTTTATTCCATTATAATGATAAAAATGATGAAGTAACCACACATATCAATTGTCCTCCTGGTTTCATTACCTCTTATTCCAATTTTGTGAATCAGAAAAAATCTGATGAAATTCTAGAATGCATTACCGAGTGCGAATTATTACGTATTACTAAGTCGGATTTAGAGGAGCTTATTCAACAGAGTTCTGCATTTAGAGACTTTAGCATTTTGGTCTTTCAACAGTCATTATATTATAATGAAACACGCTCAAAAGAGTTGGCTACACTAACAGCGGAACAACGATATTTAAAACTGTTGGAAGAGCATCCCGAAGTATTACAGAATGTTCCAATGCAATACATCGCCTCTTTTCTTGGCATGAACCCGAAAAGTTTGAGCCGTATCCGAAAACAGATTATTAGGTAA
- a CDS encoding NAD-dependent epimerase/dehydratase family protein, whose translation MTNKNLVLVSGANGHLGNNLVRLLLKKGYQVRATVRNIKNNDCFKGLDCEVVQADITDKTSFKRALEGVDTFYAVGAAFKLWAKDPKKEIYDVNMQGTRNTIEAASEAGVKRIVYVSSIAALDYTKLPTKESYGYNPDRRDMYYNSKNDGEKLAFQLAKELGIELVSVMPGAMIGSEAFLPLNVSYGVLKLILNKQIPVDTKITLNWVDVKDVAEGCYLAAQKGRSGERYILTNEKCMTITETTKLAQKLYPELKLKVPGSVPKFILYAIAGLMEISAKVSGKPPVLTTKDIAMFSGLQQDFDISKSRSELGFNPKSNEKAVKEALAYLMEHKDLL comes from the coding sequence ATGACAAATAAAAATTTAGTATTGGTATCTGGTGCCAATGGCCATTTGGGAAACAACCTTGTGAGGTTATTACTAAAGAAAGGATATCAAGTTAGGGCTACCGTTCGCAATATCAAAAACAATGATTGTTTCAAAGGCTTGGATTGTGAAGTTGTTCAGGCGGACATTACTGATAAAACTTCTTTTAAAAGAGCCCTAGAGGGGGTTGATACATTCTATGCAGTAGGCGCAGCTTTTAAATTGTGGGCTAAAGACCCTAAAAAAGAAATCTACGATGTGAATATGCAGGGAACACGCAATACGATAGAAGCCGCCTCAGAAGCGGGGGTTAAAAGAATTGTTTACGTGAGTTCTATCGCTGCCCTGGATTACACCAAGCTCCCTACCAAAGAAAGTTACGGTTATAATCCAGACCGAAGGGATATGTATTACAATTCGAAGAATGATGGTGAAAAGCTGGCTTTCCAACTGGCTAAAGAATTAGGAATTGAATTAGTATCAGTTATGCCCGGCGCAATGATTGGAAGCGAAGCATTTCTTCCTTTGAATGTTTCCTATGGTGTTTTGAAACTGATTTTGAACAAACAAATTCCGGTAGATACTAAGATTACTCTGAATTGGGTGGATGTAAAAGATGTAGCCGAAGGTTGTTACCTTGCCGCACAAAAAGGACGGTCGGGAGAGCGTTATATTCTGACCAATGAAAAATGCATGACCATTACGGAAACCACAAAATTAGCTCAAAAGCTTTATCCCGAGCTAAAACTCAAAGTGCCAGGTTCTGTTCCAAAGTTTATATTGTATGCTATAGCAGGCTTGATGGAGATTTCCGCTAAAGTAAGCGGAAAACCACCTGTACTAACCACAAAAGATATTGCAATGTTTTCTGGTCTACAACAAGATTTCGATATTTCTAAATCAAGAAGCGAACTGGGTTTTAATCCTAAAAGTAATGAGAAAGCAGTAAAAGAAGCATTGGCCTATCTTATGGAGCATAAAGATTTACTGTAA
- a CDS encoding MauE/DoxX family redox-associated membrane protein: MERKETIKSRIVEIICLLFVLLFVYAAVSKLLDFENFQVQLGQSPLLSAFASWVSWLVPIVELILALLLLFPRWRMIALFAAFSLMLMFTVYILIILNYSSFIPCSCGGILEKLGWKEHLIFNIVFIILAAVGILILAGGVSWTHRISKPAVLASIFSLTTFFSVGTVAVLFLLSEDIIHHRNNFVRRFPGNATQVKEIDLRFSSYYFAGEANGKIYLGNYTAPLWVTRWDTLLQKRDKFKIHPCRTDFPFQSVQVRVLPPNFYLIDGSVPVIFKGKIKDWRGDVKWNGTTTFSHYQLMDSLTLAIRSNDNIKGESQLGSLYFGNKSKARFNVHLLQKQIDGIFDVDGMLHYDSALQKLVYVYLYRNQFIVADKTLNLNHRGKTIDTINKAQIKVVNVKSRHERKLAAPPLIVNKTSAVCKNLLFVNSELLGKYEPAEMWKEASIIDIYDLTTNSYQGSFYIYNIGKEKLRHFIVREGNFYGFIGQYLVHYKLNKRLNNLYQNKRQYKIRH; encoded by the coding sequence ATGGAACGGAAGGAAACTATTAAAAGTAGAATTGTAGAAATAATTTGTCTGTTGTTTGTATTGTTATTTGTCTATGCAGCAGTCAGTAAATTATTGGATTTTGAGAACTTTCAAGTCCAGTTGGGGCAATCTCCATTACTAAGTGCTTTTGCCAGTTGGGTTTCCTGGTTGGTTCCAATTGTTGAATTGATTCTGGCTTTGTTACTTCTTTTTCCCAGATGGCGTATGATCGCTCTTTTTGCCGCTTTCAGTTTAATGCTTATGTTTACGGTATACATTCTTATTATTCTGAATTACAGTTCCTTCATCCCTTGTTCCTGCGGCGGAATTCTTGAAAAATTAGGATGGAAAGAACACCTCATTTTTAATATAGTTTTTATAATACTGGCGGCTGTGGGTATACTGATATTGGCCGGCGGGGTGTCATGGACACATCGTATTTCGAAACCTGCTGTACTCGCCAGTATTTTTTCGCTCACCACTTTTTTTAGTGTTGGTACCGTTGCTGTATTGTTCCTGTTATCGGAAGACATTATACATCATCGCAATAATTTTGTTCGTCGTTTTCCGGGGAATGCCACGCAAGTTAAAGAAATCGATCTCCGGTTTAGCTCTTATTATTTTGCAGGAGAGGCCAACGGCAAAATATATCTTGGTAATTATACCGCTCCGCTTTGGGTTACCAGATGGGATACCCTCTTACAGAAAAGAGATAAATTTAAGATTCATCCCTGTCGTACAGATTTTCCTTTTCAATCAGTACAGGTTCGTGTTTTACCTCCCAATTTTTATCTTATTGATGGGTCTGTTCCCGTAATTTTTAAAGGGAAGATAAAGGATTGGAGAGGGGATGTGAAATGGAATGGGACAACTACTTTTTCGCACTATCAGCTTATGGATTCACTAACATTGGCGATCCGTTCCAATGACAATATAAAGGGTGAAAGTCAGCTGGGATCTTTATATTTTGGGAACAAATCTAAAGCTCGTTTTAACGTACACTTACTTCAAAAACAGATAGATGGTATTTTCGATGTGGATGGAATGCTCCATTACGACTCAGCCCTTCAGAAACTGGTATATGTTTATCTGTACCGCAATCAATTTATTGTGGCAGACAAGACGCTTAATTTAAACCATCGGGGCAAGACTATAGATACAATTAACAAAGCCCAAATAAAAGTGGTTAACGTAAAAAGCAGGCACGAGCGGAAGCTGGCAGCACCTCCATTAATAGTAAATAAAACAAGTGCCGTCTGTAAAAATTTGCTGTTTGTCAATTCGGAATTGCTTGGAAAATATGAACCTGCCGAAATGTGGAAAGAAGCAAGTATTATTGACATCTATGATCTTACTACCAATTCCTATCAGGGCAGTTTTTATATCTACAATATTGGAAAAGAAAAGCTCAGGCATTTTATTGTTCGGGAAGGTAACTTTTATGGCTTTATCGGGCAGTATTTAGTTCATTACAAACTAAACAAAAGGTTAAACAACCTGTATCAAAATAAAAGACAATATAAAATTCGTCATTAA
- a CDS encoding plasmid mobilization protein codes for MKKESVNRVKFLHLRLTQGEFETLNDRFKKSTCRKLSDYARKNLLQQPVVLKYRNESLDETMIELIQFRLELNAIGNNFNQAVKKLHTLSQIAEFRYWIVSYEQDKKTFFDLVATIQNHIEKLAQKWLQ; via the coding sequence ATGAAAAAAGAAAGTGTTAACCGTGTCAAATTCCTCCATTTGAGATTAACGCAAGGTGAATTTGAAACCCTAAACGACCGATTTAAAAAATCAACCTGCCGTAAACTAAGCGATTATGCCCGAAAAAATCTCTTGCAACAGCCTGTTGTTTTAAAATACCGCAATGAGTCTTTGGACGAAACAATGATCGAGCTGATCCAATTTCGCCTTGAATTAAATGCCATAGGAAACAACTTTAACCAAGCCGTTAAAAAGCTGCACACGCTTAGTCAGATTGCCGAATTCAGGTACTGGATTGTCTCTTATGAGCAGGATAAAAAAACATTTTTTGATTTGGTCGCCACTATTCAAAACCATATTGAAAAACTAGCTCAAAAATGGTTGCAATAA
- a CDS encoding relaxase/mobilization nuclease domain-containing protein, with translation MVAIIKTGHSVRSSFNYNENKVSQGIAVCIGEGNYPVDVEKMNYTMKLNRLLNQVTLNDNVTRNSVHISLNFDPSENHSKEKLMDIANAYMEKIGFGQQPYLVYQHNDSGHPHIHIVSIKVRADGSRINMQNIGKNQSEKARKEIEETFGLVKAKSKKTNEQFSLQPIANRKIDYGKTESKKAINGVLNKVLFDYKYSSLAELNAVLGLYNVKADRGSERSRVFKNNGLLYRILDKNAKPIGVPIKASDFYTKPTLKFLEDKFKANETRKVSDKTRLKNTIQMTFIREHNLSLDRFAKQLEKEGIRTVFRKNETGLVYGITYVDHVTKNIFNGSSLGKEYSAKGILERCEPPIVAENKQQLSERLKAFTLENNSKKTLDVLAICKLIDSLLQPEMTYDYLPKQLKKKKKRRIRKGI, from the coding sequence ATGGTTGCAATAATCAAAACGGGACACTCTGTAAGGAGCTCTTTTAACTATAATGAGAACAAAGTTTCCCAAGGCATTGCTGTATGCATCGGAGAAGGTAATTATCCTGTTGACGTGGAAAAAATGAATTATACCATGAAGTTAAACAGATTGTTAAATCAAGTTACCTTAAATGATAATGTAACACGCAACAGTGTTCATATTTCTTTGAATTTTGATCCTTCAGAAAACCATTCGAAAGAAAAACTGATGGATATAGCCAATGCCTATATGGAAAAAATAGGCTTCGGACAACAGCCGTATTTGGTTTACCAACATAACGATTCGGGGCATCCTCACATCCATATCGTTTCGATAAAAGTACGTGCGGACGGAAGTAGAATTAACATGCAAAATATTGGTAAAAATCAATCCGAAAAAGCGCGAAAAGAAATAGAAGAAACTTTTGGTCTTGTAAAAGCTAAAAGCAAAAAAACAAACGAACAGTTTTCTTTACAGCCCATTGCGAACCGAAAAATAGATTACGGAAAAACTGAATCTAAAAAGGCAATCAATGGCGTTTTAAACAAGGTATTGTTTGATTATAAATATTCCAGTCTTGCCGAGCTTAATGCCGTTCTCGGGTTGTACAATGTTAAGGCTGACCGGGGAAGCGAAAGATCCAGGGTATTTAAAAACAATGGCCTTCTTTACAGAATCCTTGACAAAAATGCAAAACCAATCGGAGTGCCGATCAAGGCCAGTGACTTTTACACTAAGCCGACTTTGAAATTCTTAGAAGACAAATTTAAAGCAAACGAAACCCGAAAAGTTTCAGATAAAACACGGCTAAAAAACACGATTCAAATGACTTTTATCAGAGAACATAATTTATCGCTTGACCGTTTTGCCAAACAGTTGGAAAAAGAGGGAATCCGCACGGTTTTCAGAAAAAATGAAACCGGTTTAGTATATGGGATAACCTATGTGGATCATGTAACCAAAAATATTTTTAATGGGAGTAGTTTGGGAAAAGAATATAGTGCGAAAGGGATTCTGGAACGTTGTGAACCTCCTATCGTTGCTGAAAATAAACAGCAACTCTCCGAAAGACTAAAGGCTTTCACCCTTGAAAATAATTCCAAAAAAACATTGGATGTTTTGGCAATTTGCAAACTAATCGATTCTTTATTGCAACCGGAAATGACTTATGATTATTTACCTAAGCAATTGAAGAAGAAAAAGAAGAGAAGAATTCGAAAAGGGATTTAA
- a CDS encoding serine hydrolase codes for MKYIILIVLIITGTSLSAQNKTDVIDVIIKREMSERKIPGLQIAIVQCGKIVLNKSFGVANIQDNIPVDNQTIFAINSCTKVFTSVAIMQLVEDGKIELSAPISKYLDNLPIEWGPVRVNQLLTHCSGLPDLLKLLDPYTGGLGSLKNEETIWEKLKSKPLEFQPGKRFSYNQTNAYLLGKIIDKFREKPFAEVFSEKQFKPAGIRNTIFGDSRDVIPHLAPTYFYRTELDGQKYKEKKMVNNYYEFPYFRRTAAGLNSTAEDMAQWVIALQNSKLLKSKSTLETMWSPIQFNNGENTPWALGWGLAKFRKHHRAIGMSGGGRAAFLIYPDDDLAVIVLTNLGGDSPEDYLEELAACYIPDILNADPLTFLRINLQKSGFDQAIKIVKEQLKKDPYFIPNEFEINEWAYRMMQKGQIKNALQVFKLNVFLFPNSSNAYDSFGEALLKDNNKEEAIKMYKKSIELDPKNENASKVLEGLL; via the coding sequence ATGAAATACATCATCTTAATTGTCTTAATAATTACTGGAACATCTTTGTCTGCTCAAAATAAAACCGATGTTATTGATGTAATTATTAAAAGAGAAATGAGCGAGAGAAAAATACCAGGGTTACAAATAGCAATTGTTCAATGCGGAAAAATTGTTTTAAATAAATCCTTTGGTGTTGCAAATATTCAGGACAATATTCCTGTAGATAACCAAACAATTTTTGCCATCAATTCATGTACAAAGGTTTTTACTAGTGTGGCCATTATGCAACTGGTTGAAGATGGAAAGATCGAGCTATCGGCACCTATTTCTAAATATTTAGACAATCTTCCTATAGAGTGGGGACCTGTGAGAGTTAATCAGTTACTGACTCATTGTTCAGGATTACCCGATCTGCTAAAGCTGCTTGACCCGTATACGGGGGGCTTGGGAAGTCTGAAAAATGAAGAAACCATATGGGAAAAATTAAAATCCAAACCTTTGGAATTTCAACCTGGTAAGCGTTTTAGCTATAATCAGACCAACGCGTATTTATTAGGAAAAATAATAGATAAATTCAGAGAAAAGCCCTTTGCGGAAGTTTTTTCAGAAAAACAATTTAAACCTGCAGGTATACGCAATACCATTTTTGGTGATTCCCGCGATGTGATACCACATCTTGCACCAACTTATTTTTACAGAACAGAATTGGACGGACAAAAATATAAGGAGAAAAAAATGGTAAATAATTATTACGAGTTCCCCTATTTCAGAAGAACTGCTGCCGGGCTTAACAGTACTGCAGAAGACATGGCACAATGGGTTATTGCATTGCAAAACAGCAAACTCTTAAAATCCAAATCAACTTTAGAAACAATGTGGTCTCCAATTCAATTTAATAATGGTGAAAATACTCCGTGGGCACTCGGGTGGGGATTGGCAAAATTTCGCAAACATCATAGGGCTATAGGTATGTCAGGTGGTGGACGGGCTGCTTTTCTTATTTATCCCGATGACGACCTGGCGGTAATTGTATTAACCAATCTCGGAGGCGATTCTCCTGAAGATTATCTGGAAGAATTAGCGGCTTGTTATATCCCTGATATTTTAAATGCAGATCCATTGACTTTTTTGAGAATAAACTTGCAAAAAAGCGGATTCGATCAAGCCATTAAAATTGTGAAAGAACAACTTAAAAAAGACCCTTATTTTATACCAAATGAATTTGAAATCAACGAATGGGCATACAGAATGATGCAAAAGGGTCAAATTAAAAATGCTTTGCAGGTCTTTAAATTAAATGTATTCCTCTTTCCAAACAGCTCGAATGCTTATGACAGTTTTGGAGAAGCCTTATTGAAGGATAATAACAAAGAGGAAGCTATCAAAATGTATAAAAAATCCATCGAATTGGATCCAAAAAATGAGAACGCTAGCAAAGTTTTAGAAGGTCTATTATAA
- a CDS encoding CocE/NonD family hydrolase: MLNKIMLVVIVVWQLFLSVSAQQTLWGNRQEKEGIYSIQDSVMIHTRDGAEISAMIVRKKNDKVPRPVVLQFTIYVRDQGRDIQSLKEAADRGYVGVMAYTRGKRFSRSDIFPYETDGKDAYDVIDWISRQSWCNGSVGMYGGSYNGFTQWAAAKKRHPALKTIVPYVANRPGMGLPMENNIFVNPNYEWSFYVGNNKYLDNKTGDDRQRFRNMMFKWWEIGAAYNKMDSIDGTPNRLFQRWISHPDFDAYWQNMAPYKNDFAQINIPVLAFDGYYNDSQNSGIYYLKEMNKYNPKIPVYLVIGPYGHFGTQSGGQETINGYTISKKALFPIKEYTYQWLDYVLKGAVKPTFLKDKINYQVMSTDEWRSASSLDAMHNDYLKFYLSSEKVREGFSLDLKKPKNETFLTQEVDFADRENSNNDYYPDPIVRDNLSGKNGYVFISEPIQQAVIVNGSFKGNIRLSINKKDADIGVTLYELNSEGKYFHLSYYIGRASYAKDMTRRQLLTPEKKEIIKFENTHLVSKQLEKGSRLVVVLNINKNPFSELNYGTGKTVSSETIADAKKPLVIKWFNDSFVEIPILK, from the coding sequence ATGTTAAATAAAATCATGCTGGTTGTCATTGTTGTATGGCAATTATTCCTTTCGGTAAGTGCCCAACAAACATTATGGGGCAATCGGCAGGAAAAGGAAGGAATATACAGTATACAGGATAGTGTTATGATCCATACAAGGGATGGAGCGGAGATTTCAGCAATGATAGTACGCAAAAAAAATGATAAAGTTCCACGACCTGTTGTATTACAATTTACAATCTATGTGCGGGACCAGGGGCGGGATATACAGTCGCTTAAAGAGGCTGCTGATAGGGGATACGTTGGAGTTATGGCTTATACAAGAGGTAAACGTTTCAGCAGATCCGATATTTTTCCTTATGAAACCGATGGAAAAGATGCTTATGATGTTATTGACTGGATCAGCAGACAGTCTTGGTGTAACGGGAGTGTTGGGATGTATGGAGGCAGTTATAATGGATTTACACAATGGGCTGCGGCAAAAAAACGGCATCCGGCCTTAAAAACCATTGTTCCTTATGTTGCAAACCGTCCGGGAATGGGACTTCCTATGGAGAATAATATTTTTGTTAACCCCAACTATGAATGGTCTTTTTATGTAGGAAATAACAAATACCTTGACAACAAAACAGGCGATGATCGACAACGATTCCGCAATATGATGTTCAAATGGTGGGAAATCGGAGCAGCTTACAATAAAATGGATAGCATCGACGGAACGCCCAACCGGCTGTTCCAGCGCTGGATCAGTCATCCCGATTTCGATGCGTATTGGCAGAATATGGCTCCGTACAAGAATGATTTTGCCCAGATCAATATTCCTGTTCTGGCTTTTGACGGCTATTACAATGATTCGCAGAATTCGGGGATTTATTACCTCAAGGAAATGAACAAGTACAATCCCAAAATACCGGTGTATCTTGTTATCGGGCCTTATGGACATTTCGGTACACAATCGGGGGGACAGGAAACTATTAACGGTTATACCATCAGCAAAAAAGCCTTATTCCCCATTAAAGAGTACACATATCAATGGCTCGACTATGTGCTGAAAGGTGCTGTGAAACCCACTTTTCTGAAAGATAAGATCAATTACCAGGTAATGAGTACAGATGAATGGCGGAGTGCTTCTTCACTGGATGCGATGCATAATGACTATCTTAAATTTTACCTGAGTTCGGAAAAAGTAAGAGAAGGTTTTTCATTGGATTTAAAAAAGCCAAAGAATGAGACCTTTCTAACACAAGAAGTGGATTTTGCCGACCGGGAAAATAGCAATAATGATTATTATCCTGACCCTATCGTACGCGACAATCTATCTGGTAAAAACGGTTATGTTTTCATCAGCGAACCCATACAGCAGGCTGTGATCGTCAATGGATCGTTCAAAGGAAATATACGGTTGAGCATCAATAAAAAAGATGCCGACATCGGTGTCACGCTTTATGAACTAAACTCCGAAGGAAAATATTTTCACCTTTCTTACTACATAGGGCGGGCAAGCTATGCCAAAGATATGACTCGGAGGCAACTGTTGACACCTGAGAAGAAAGAGATCATAAAGTTTGAAAACACCCATCTGGTTAGCAAACAGCTAGAGAAAGGCAGCCGGCTTGTAGTGGTACTGAATATCAATAAAAACCCATTCTCAGAACTCAATTACGGAACAGGGAAAACCGTGAGCAGCGAAACCATTGCCGATGCAAAAAAACCGTTGGTGATCAAATGGTTTAACGATAGTTTTGTGGAAATTCCAATCTTGAAATAA
- a CDS encoding CPBP family intramembrane glutamic endopeptidase — translation MKEKKRLGSIIIFYVIAIIFRFLAVKTNLYGFIDNQFIQILLRGIGPAIGAFVSVKLFNIPLKLSLKGNYQNLFLPLFVFWIFPVVLIGTVNYIQQEQFPFALLFTVLVYGLLEEIGWRGFLQEQLKDLPKLQSIIIITVLWFIWHLNFEFIGSNMIFLGVLFLGTWGIGKVYNRTYSLLAVAGFHSLNNFFRDGLHERELILITVLLLIWIGFMIWHNRKLKTNTEESSLTKHS, via the coding sequence ATGAAAGAAAAAAAACGACTTGGGAGCATTATCATTTTTTATGTTATTGCCATTATTTTTCGCTTTTTGGCGGTTAAAACCAATCTATATGGTTTTATCGACAACCAATTTATACAAATTTTACTTCGTGGAATAGGCCCCGCAATCGGCGCTTTTGTTTCGGTTAAATTGTTTAATATTCCCTTAAAGCTTTCCTTGAAAGGAAATTATCAAAATTTATTTTTGCCTTTGTTTGTTTTCTGGATTTTCCCAGTCGTTCTCATTGGAACAGTCAACTATATTCAGCAGGAACAATTTCCTTTTGCGCTGCTTTTCACGGTTTTGGTATATGGTTTATTGGAAGAGATCGGTTGGCGTGGATTTTTGCAAGAACAGCTGAAAGATTTACCGAAACTTCAAAGTATAATTATTATCACGGTTTTGTGGTTTATCTGGCATCTGAACTTTGAGTTCATCGGTTCCAATATGATTTTTCTCGGTGTCTTGTTTTTGGGTACTTGGGGAATTGGCAAAGTATACAATAGGACATATTCATTACTGGCAGTAGCTGGATTTCATTCGCTGAATAATTTTTTTAGAGATGGTCTTCACGAAAGAGAGCTGATATTAATTACGGTATTGCTGTTGATCTGGATTGGCTTTATGATTTGGCATAACCGGAAGCTCAAAACGAATACAGAAGAATCATCGCTTACCAAACACTCATAA